The Triticum aestivum cultivar Chinese Spring chromosome 3A, IWGSC CS RefSeq v2.1, whole genome shotgun sequence genome includes a region encoding these proteins:
- the LOC123057069 gene encoding GRAS family protein RAD1-like codes for MQTQEGASICTNQELDYDHPHRMVALEGVELELGPRAPKATKVDYLSSPYNASWPPAQADFESSRVRKTKQFRDVLETCKQKVEAMEALEHSPPVAGGGYEEQAGEAVVAVGDVGAGGGGSGADGMRLMQLHVACAEAVACRDRAQAAALLRELQVGAPVHGTAFQCVASCFLQDLADRLALAHPPALGPASMAFSVSRSSCLDGARGEALAVAYELCPYLRFAHFVANASILEAFDGESNVHVVDLGMTMGLNRGHQWRHLLDGLATRAGGKPARVRVTGVGARVDTMRAVGREIEAYPGELGMCLEFRAIDRTLESLHVDGLCIDAHEAVAINSVLELPCVVKESRSALNSMLQTIRKLSPKAFVLVEQDAGHNGPFFLGRFMEALHYYAALFDALDAALPRSDARRARVEQFYYGAEIRNVVGCEGAARVERHERADQWRRRMSRAGFQSMPIKMAAKAREWLEKAGGSGYTVAEEKGCLVLGWKGKPVISASCWKC; via the coding sequence ATGCAAACACAGGAAGGTGCTTCAATTTGCACTAATCAAGAGCTAGACTATGACCATCCTCACAGAATGGTAGCGCTCGAAGGCGTCGAGCTGGAGCTCGGCCCCCGGGCTCCCAAGGCGACCAAGGTCGACTACCTCAGCTCGCCGTACAACGCCTCATGGCCGCCTGCGCAGGCCGACTTCGAGTCGTCGCGGGTCAGGAAGACGAAGCAGTTCCGCGACGTCCTTGAGACCTGCAAGCagaaggtggaggccatggaggctTTGGAGCACTCGCCGCCGGTGGCCGGTGGTGGATATGAGGAACAAGCAGGTGAGGCTGTGGTCGCTGTAGGAGATGTCGGGGCCGGTGGCGGTGGCAGCGGGGCTGACGGCATGCGGCTCATGCAGCTTCATGTTGCATGCGCCGAGGCGGTGGCGTGCCGCGACCGCGCACAGGCGGCGGCGCTGCTGCGCGAGCTCCAGGTCGGCGCGCCCGTGCACGGCACGGCGTTCCAGTGCGTCGCGTCGTGCTTCCTGCAGGACCTGGCGGACCGGCTGGCCCTGGCGCACCCGCCGGCCCTGGGCCCGGCGAGCATGGCGTTCAGTGTCTCGCGGTCGTCGTGCCTTGACGGAGCTCGCGGCGAGGCGCTCGCCGTGGCGTACGAGCTGTGCCCGTACCTGCGCTTCGCGCACTTCGTGGCGAACGCGTCCATCCTGGAAGCCTTCGATGGAGAGAGCAACGTCCATGTGGTTGATCTTGGCATGACAATGGGCCTGAACCGCGGCCACCAGTGGCGTCACCTGCTCGACGGCCTTGCAACGCGGGCCGGCGGCAAGCCGGCACGCGTGCGCGTCACCGGCGTCGGCGCCCGCGTGGACACCATGAGGGCCGTCGGGCGCGAGATCGAGGCGTACCCGGGGGAGCTCGGGATGTGCCTCGAGTTCAGGGCCATCGACCGCACCCTGGAGAGCCTCCACGTTGACGGTCTCTGCATCGATGCCCACGAGGCCGTCGCCATCAACAGCGTCCTGGAGCTGCCCTGCGTGGTGAAGGAGAGCCGCAGCGCGCTCAACTCCATGCTGCAGACCATCCGCAAGCTGTCGCCCAAGGCATTCGTGCTCGTGGAACAGGACGCCGGACACAACGGGCCATTCTTCCTCGGGCGGTTCATGGAGGCGCTCCACTACTACGCCGCCTTGTTCGATGCGCTGGACGCGGCTCTCCCGCGCTCCGACGCCCGCCGCGCGCGCGTGGAGCAGTTCTACTATGGCGCCGAGATCCGCAACGTGGTCGGGTGCGAGGGCGCGGCGCGCGTGGAGCGGCACGAGCGCGCGGACCAGTGGCGGCGCCGCATGAGCCGCGCGGGCTTCCAGTCCATGCCGATCAAGATGGCGGCCAAGGCGCGGGAGTGGCTGGAGAAGGCCGGCGGCAGCGGGTACACGGTGGCCGAGGAGAAGGGGTGCCTAGTGCTTGGATGGAAGGGCAAGCCCGTCATCTCCGCCTCGTGCTGGAAATGCTAG